One genomic window of Streptomyces sp. NBC_01276 includes the following:
- a CDS encoding EF-hand domain-containing protein, producing the protein MSEKARTLFDALDLDHNGVLTRAEVISALRSKGPTLAARGELPFWAVGDAEASSALFDAADANGDAVLTFEEFAALVDRRFGW; encoded by the coding sequence ATGAGCGAGAAGGCCCGGACGCTGTTCGACGCGCTGGATCTGGACCACAACGGCGTGCTGACCCGCGCCGAGGTGATCTCGGCGTTGCGGAGCAAGGGGCCGACGTTGGCGGCTCGGGGGGAGTTGCCGTTCTGGGCGGTGGGGGACGCGGAGGCGTCGTCGGCGTTGTTCGACGCGGCGGACGCGAACGGGGACGCGGTGCTGACGTTCGAGGAGTTCGCGGCGCTGGTGGACCGGCGGTTCGGCTGGTGA
- a CDS encoding branched-chain amino acid ABC transporter permease, which yields MTTTTTDTTQQPVATGRRGITLPEKTARALATAGGALTVISCFLAWTWTSAFPGDLTVYGYPGGLQWLVLVGGALTTLFGLSSYGVKGLRWLTPAGADAAIKLSALGTLLTMAYTAWAISNTLGGLVNLEPGAFVALVTALAAYLGARSLPFERPAGDPADPEDTWWEQTKHNIGNSWAVTKAAHAGGTPKAARALPAYAEILIITAVLAVGLGVFTYGVTTPYQELFIGFLIAAGFGFTALNKAGLVGRFTALTAKHRNVALVGAFVAAAAFPLTQTDDQYATLGVNILIFATVALGLNIVVGLTGLLDLGYVAFLGVGAYTAALVSGSPNSPFGVHFPFWAAILLGAVASMVFGVLIGAPTLRLRGDYLAIVTLGFGEIFRISMNNLDGVSGPDLTNGPNGIAGVPNVDLFGFDFGASHSILGFTVGRFANYFLLMLLVTLIVIMVFRRSAESRIGRAWVAIREDETAAEAMGINGFRVKLIAFALGATLAGLAGAVQAHVNYTVTPDQYVFANAVPPNSAFLLAAVVLGGMGTISGPLVGGALLFMIPNKLQFLGEYQLLVFGIALVILMRLRPEGLIPNRRNQLELHKDLEAPTVLGKTGA from the coding sequence ATGACGACTACCACCACGGACACCACGCAGCAGCCGGTCGCCACCGGCCGCCGGGGAATCACCCTCCCCGAGAAGACGGCCCGCGCCCTCGCCACCGCAGGCGGTGCCCTCACCGTCATCTCCTGCTTCCTCGCCTGGACCTGGACCTCCGCCTTCCCCGGTGACCTCACCGTCTACGGATACCCCGGCGGCCTCCAGTGGCTCGTCCTCGTCGGCGGCGCCCTCACCACCCTCTTCGGCCTCTCCTCCTACGGCGTCAAGGGCCTCCGCTGGCTCACCCCCGCCGGAGCCGACGCCGCGATCAAGCTCTCCGCCCTCGGCACCCTGCTCACCATGGCCTACACCGCCTGGGCGATCAGCAACACCCTCGGCGGCCTGGTCAACCTCGAACCCGGCGCGTTCGTCGCCCTCGTCACCGCGCTCGCCGCCTACCTCGGCGCCCGCTCCCTCCCCTTCGAGCGCCCCGCCGGCGACCCCGCGGACCCCGAAGACACCTGGTGGGAGCAGACCAAGCACAACATCGGCAACAGCTGGGCCGTCACCAAGGCAGCCCACGCCGGCGGCACCCCCAAGGCGGCCCGCGCCCTCCCGGCCTACGCCGAAATCCTCATCATCACCGCGGTCCTCGCCGTCGGCCTCGGCGTCTTCACCTACGGCGTCACCACCCCGTACCAGGAACTCTTCATCGGCTTCCTGATCGCCGCGGGCTTCGGCTTCACCGCACTCAACAAGGCCGGCCTGGTGGGCCGCTTCACCGCACTCACCGCCAAGCACCGCAACGTCGCCCTCGTCGGCGCCTTCGTCGCGGCCGCCGCCTTCCCCCTCACCCAGACCGACGACCAGTACGCGACCCTCGGCGTCAACATCCTCATCTTCGCCACCGTCGCCCTCGGCCTGAACATCGTCGTCGGCCTCACCGGCCTCCTCGACCTCGGCTACGTCGCCTTCCTCGGCGTCGGCGCCTACACCGCGGCCCTGGTCTCCGGCTCCCCCAACTCCCCCTTCGGAGTGCACTTCCCCTTCTGGGCCGCGATCCTCCTCGGTGCGGTCGCCTCCATGGTCTTCGGCGTCCTCATCGGCGCCCCGACCCTGCGCCTGCGCGGCGACTACCTCGCCATCGTGACCCTGGGCTTCGGAGAGATCTTCCGGATCTCCATGAACAACCTCGACGGCGTCTCCGGCCCGGACCTCACCAACGGCCCCAACGGCATCGCCGGCGTCCCCAACGTCGACCTCTTCGGCTTCGACTTCGGCGCCAGCCACAGCATCCTCGGATTCACCGTCGGCCGCTTCGCCAACTACTTCCTGCTGATGCTCCTGGTCACCCTCATCGTGATCATGGTCTTCCGCCGCAGCGCCGAATCCCGCATCGGCCGCGCCTGGGTCGCCATCCGCGAAGACGAGACCGCCGCCGAAGCCATGGGCATCAACGGCTTCCGCGTCAAGCTCATCGCCTTCGCCCTCGGCGCCACCCTCGCCGGCCTCGCCGGAGCCGTACAGGCCCACGTGAACTACACCGTCACCCCGGACCAGTACGTCTTCGCCAACGCCGTCCCCCCGAACTCCGCCTTCCTCCTCGCGGCGGTCGTCCTCGGCGGCATGGGCACCATCTCCGGCCCCCTCGTCGGCGGCGCCCTCCTCTTCATGATCCCCAACAAGCTCCAGTTCCTGGGCGAGTACCAGCTCCTCGTCTTCGGCATCGCGCTCGTCATCCTGATGCGTCTGCGCCCCGAAGGCCTCATCCCCAACCGGCGCAACCAGCTCGAACTCCACAAGGACCTCGAAGCGCCCACAGTCCTCGGCAAGACAGGGGCCTGA
- a CDS encoding ABC transporter ATP-binding protein, producing MTTTTTETTTETVLDARGVTMRFGGLTAVKNVDLTVRSGEIVGLIGPNGAGKTTFFNCLTGLYIPTEGEVRYKGTVLPPKSYKVTAAGIARTFQNIRLFNNMTVLENVLVGRHTRTKEGLWSALLRLPSFGRAEEASRQRAMELLEFIGLDHKADHLARNLPYGEQRKLEIARALASDPGLILLDEPTAGMNPQETRAAEELIFAIRDKGIAVLVIEHDMRFIFNLCDRVACLVQGQKLIEGTATEVQSDERVIAAYLGEPFEGAPGAEEAAEVEAAEAAATEPEAPAADATEAEATEADAPAAETAEAETAEADAPAADAPAAAADAAEQDSTTSTDGEAK from the coding sequence ATGACCACCACCACGACCGAGACGACGACCGAGACGGTCCTCGACGCCCGCGGCGTCACGATGCGCTTCGGCGGCCTCACCGCCGTCAAGAACGTCGACCTGACCGTCCGCAGCGGCGAGATCGTCGGCCTCATCGGCCCCAACGGCGCCGGCAAGACCACCTTCTTCAACTGCCTCACCGGCCTCTACATCCCCACCGAGGGAGAAGTCCGGTACAAGGGCACGGTCCTGCCCCCCAAGTCCTACAAGGTCACCGCGGCCGGCATCGCCCGCACCTTCCAGAACATCCGTCTCTTCAACAACATGACGGTCCTGGAAAACGTCCTCGTCGGACGCCACACCCGCACCAAGGAAGGCCTCTGGTCCGCCCTCCTGCGCCTGCCCAGCTTCGGCCGCGCCGAAGAAGCCAGCCGCCAGCGGGCCATGGAACTCCTGGAGTTCATCGGCCTCGACCACAAGGCCGACCACCTCGCCCGCAACCTCCCCTACGGCGAGCAGCGCAAGCTGGAGATCGCCCGCGCCCTCGCCAGCGACCCCGGCCTCATCCTCCTGGACGAGCCCACCGCCGGCATGAACCCGCAGGAGACCCGGGCCGCCGAAGAGCTCATCTTCGCCATCCGGGACAAGGGCATCGCCGTCCTCGTCATCGAGCACGACATGCGCTTCATCTTCAACCTCTGCGACCGCGTCGCCTGCCTCGTCCAGGGCCAGAAGCTCATCGAAGGCACCGCCACCGAGGTCCAGAGCGACGAGCGCGTCATCGCCGCCTACCTCGGCGAGCCCTTCGAAGGCGCCCCCGGCGCCGAGGAGGCCGCGGAGGTCGAGGCGGCGGAGGCCGCGGCCACGGAGCCCGAGGCCCCGGCCGCCGACGCCACGGAGGCCGAAGCCACCGAGGCCGACGCCCCCGCGGCCGAAACCGCGGAAGCCGAAACCGCAGAGGCCGACGCCCCCGCGGCGGACGCCCCCGCGGCCGCGGCCGACGCCGCGGAGCAGGACAGCACCACCAGCACGGACGGAGAAGCCAAGTGA
- a CDS encoding PaaI family thioesterase produces MGEQHAVKFPQEVLDEYTALGIDLPALFSAGALGIRMDIRILEASAERVVATMPVEGNTQPYGLLHGGASAVLAETLGSVGAMMHGGIKKVAVGVDLNCTHHRGARSGLVTGVATPVHRGRSTATYEIVITDEQDRRVCTARLTCLLRDTDS; encoded by the coding sequence ATGGGCGAGCAGCACGCCGTGAAGTTCCCGCAGGAAGTCCTCGACGAGTACACCGCCCTGGGCATAGACCTGCCCGCGCTGTTCTCGGCGGGCGCCCTCGGGATCCGGATGGACATCCGGATACTGGAGGCCTCCGCCGAGCGGGTCGTCGCCACGATGCCCGTCGAGGGCAACACCCAGCCCTACGGACTCCTGCACGGCGGCGCCTCCGCCGTCCTGGCCGAGACCCTCGGCTCCGTCGGCGCGATGATGCACGGCGGCATCAAGAAGGTCGCCGTCGGCGTGGACCTGAACTGCACCCACCACCGCGGCGCCCGCTCCGGCCTGGTCACCGGCGTGGCCACCCCCGTCCACCGGGGCCGCTCCACCGCCACCTACGAGATCGTCATCACCGACGAACAGGACCGCCGCGTCTGCACCGCCCGCCTCACCTGCCTGCTGCGCGACACGGACTCTTAA
- a CDS encoding branched-chain amino acid ABC transporter permease, whose protein sequence is MHELPQQLVNGLLLGSMYGLVAIGYTMVYGIVQLINFAHGEIFMTGGFGALTVWLMLPGGTTMWVALPLMLIGAILVATLIAVGAERFAYRPLRSAPRLAPLITAIGLSIVLQQAVWAWYPDAKSSVVFPEIPGGPFHIGSITIQTGDVFLLIAAPISMAFLGFFVKKTRTGRGMQATAQDPDTAKLMGINTDRIITVAFALGATFAAVGAVAYGLKYGEVNYRMGFILGLKAFTAAVLGGIGNIYGAMIGGLVLGLAETLTTAYIADVPGMSQLGGQSWGNTWAFVLLILVLLFRPQGLLGERVADRA, encoded by the coding sequence GTGCACGAACTGCCGCAACAGCTGGTCAACGGCCTGCTACTGGGATCCATGTACGGGCTCGTCGCCATCGGCTACACGATGGTTTATGGCATTGTCCAGCTCATCAACTTCGCCCACGGCGAGATCTTCATGACCGGCGGGTTCGGAGCCCTCACGGTCTGGCTGATGCTCCCCGGTGGCACCACCATGTGGGTGGCCCTGCCCCTCATGCTCATAGGCGCCATCCTCGTCGCCACCCTCATAGCCGTCGGCGCGGAACGCTTCGCCTACCGCCCCCTCCGCAGCGCACCCCGCCTCGCACCGCTCATCACCGCCATCGGCCTCTCCATCGTCCTCCAGCAGGCGGTATGGGCCTGGTACCCCGACGCGAAGTCCTCCGTCGTCTTCCCCGAAATCCCCGGCGGCCCCTTCCACATCGGCAGCATCACCATCCAGACCGGTGACGTCTTCCTCCTGATCGCCGCCCCCATCTCCATGGCCTTCCTCGGCTTCTTCGTCAAGAAGACCCGCACCGGCCGCGGCATGCAGGCAACCGCCCAGGACCCCGACACCGCGAAGCTCATGGGCATCAACACCGACCGCATCATCACGGTCGCCTTCGCCCTCGGCGCCACCTTCGCCGCCGTCGGAGCCGTCGCCTACGGCCTCAAGTACGGCGAAGTCAACTACCGCATGGGCTTCATCCTCGGCCTCAAGGCCTTCACCGCCGCCGTCCTCGGCGGCATCGGGAACATCTACGGCGCCATGATCGGCGGCCTGGTCCTCGGCCTCGCCGAGACCCTCACCACCGCCTACATCGCCGACGTCCCCGGCATGAGCCAGCTCGGCGGCCAGTCCTGGGGCAACACCTGGGCGTTCGTACTCCTCATCCTCGTGCTGCTCTTCCGACCCCAGGGTCTGCTGGGCGAGCGCGTGGCCGACAGGGCGTGA
- a CDS encoding FdhF/YdeP family oxidoreductase, whose product MATKPPTGDPVQDAPQVTPPQHAAAGLPAIGHTLKIAHAQMGLARTARTLLKVNQKDGFDCPGCAWPEGDKRHTAEFCENGAKAVAEEATLRRVTPAFFAEHPLADLATRSGYWLGQQGRITEPMYLPEGGDRYEPVSWERAFEVIAEELRALSSPDEAVFYTSGRTSNEAAFLFQLFAREFGTNNLPDCSNMCHESSGSALNETIGIGKGSVSLEDLHQAELIIVAGQNPGTNHPRMLSALEKAKTAGAKIISVNPLPEAGTERFKNPQNPLGMLKGTALTDLFLQIRIGGDQALFRLLNKLVIETEGATDETFIAEHTHGYEELAAVARKADWDETLTATGLTRPEIERALAMILASKRTIVCWAMGLTQHKHAVATIREVVNLLLLRGDIGRPGAGVCPVRGHSNVQGDRTMGIFERPAPAFLDALDREFAITSPRAHGFDVVRSIQALRDGEAKVFFAMGGNFVGATPDTDVTEAAVRRASLTVHVSTKLNRSHAVTGRRALILPTLGRTDKDVQATGKQFVTVEDSMGMVHASRGNLAPASPLLLSEPAIVARMARAVLGDASATPWEEFERDYAAIRDRIARVIPGFEDFNARVAHPGGFRLPHAPRDERRFPTKTGKANFTAAPVEYPRVPAGRLLLQTLRSHDQYNTTIYGLDDRYRGITGGRRVVMVHPDDAAELNLPDGSYTDLVSEWNDGVERRAPGFRVVHYPTARGCAAAYYPETNVLVPLDSTADTSNTPASKSVVVRFEPA is encoded by the coding sequence ATGGCGACCAAGCCGCCCACAGGCGACCCCGTGCAGGACGCACCCCAGGTCACCCCGCCCCAGCACGCGGCCGCCGGCCTCCCGGCGATCGGACACACCCTCAAGATCGCGCACGCGCAGATGGGCCTGGCCCGCACCGCCCGCACCCTCCTCAAGGTCAACCAGAAGGACGGCTTCGACTGCCCCGGCTGCGCCTGGCCCGAGGGTGACAAGCGGCACACCGCCGAGTTCTGCGAGAACGGCGCCAAGGCCGTGGCCGAGGAGGCCACGCTGCGCCGGGTCACCCCGGCGTTCTTCGCCGAGCACCCCCTCGCCGACCTCGCGACGCGCTCCGGGTACTGGCTGGGCCAGCAGGGCCGCATCACCGAACCGATGTACCTCCCCGAAGGCGGCGACCGCTACGAGCCGGTGAGCTGGGAGCGGGCCTTCGAGGTCATCGCCGAGGAACTGCGCGCCCTGTCCTCCCCCGACGAGGCCGTCTTCTACACCTCCGGCCGCACCAGCAACGAGGCGGCGTTCCTCTTCCAGCTCTTCGCCCGCGAGTTCGGCACCAACAACCTGCCGGACTGCTCGAACATGTGCCACGAGTCCTCCGGCTCCGCCCTGAACGAGACCATCGGCATCGGCAAGGGCAGCGTCTCCCTCGAAGACCTCCACCAGGCCGAACTGATCATCGTCGCCGGGCAGAACCCGGGCACCAACCACCCCCGCATGCTCTCCGCCCTGGAGAAGGCCAAGACCGCCGGCGCGAAGATCATCTCGGTGAACCCGCTGCCCGAGGCCGGCACCGAACGCTTCAAGAACCCCCAGAACCCCCTCGGCATGCTCAAGGGCACCGCCCTGACCGACCTCTTCCTCCAGATCCGCATCGGCGGGGACCAGGCCCTCTTCCGGCTCCTCAACAAGCTCGTCATCGAGACCGAGGGCGCCACCGACGAGACCTTCATCGCCGAGCACACCCACGGCTACGAGGAGCTCGCCGCCGTCGCCCGCAAGGCCGACTGGGACGAGACCCTCACCGCCACCGGCCTCACCCGCCCCGAGATCGAACGCGCCCTGGCCATGATCCTGGCCTCCAAGCGCACCATCGTCTGCTGGGCCATGGGCCTCACCCAGCACAAGCACGCCGTCGCCACCATCCGCGAGGTCGTCAACCTCCTCCTGCTCCGCGGCGACATCGGCCGCCCCGGCGCCGGCGTCTGCCCCGTCCGCGGCCACTCCAACGTCCAGGGCGACCGCACCATGGGGATCTTCGAGCGCCCCGCACCCGCCTTCCTCGACGCCCTCGACCGCGAATTCGCCATCACCTCGCCGCGCGCCCACGGCTTCGACGTCGTCCGCTCCATCCAGGCCCTGCGCGACGGCGAGGCCAAGGTCTTCTTCGCCATGGGCGGCAACTTCGTCGGCGCCACCCCCGACACCGACGTCACCGAGGCCGCGGTCCGCCGCGCCTCCCTCACCGTGCACGTCTCCACCAAACTCAACCGCTCCCACGCGGTCACCGGCCGGCGCGCCCTGATCCTGCCCACCCTCGGCCGCACCGACAAGGACGTCCAGGCCACCGGCAAGCAGTTCGTCACGGTCGAGGACTCCATGGGCATGGTCCACGCCTCCCGCGGCAACCTCGCCCCCGCCTCCCCCCTGCTGCTCTCCGAACCCGCCATCGTGGCCCGCATGGCCCGCGCCGTCCTCGGCGACGCCTCCGCCACCCCCTGGGAGGAGTTCGAACGCGACTACGCCGCCATCCGCGACCGCATCGCCCGCGTCATCCCCGGCTTCGAGGACTTCAACGCCCGCGTCGCCCACCCCGGCGGCTTCCGGCTGCCCCACGCCCCCCGCGACGAACGCCGCTTCCCCACCAAGACCGGCAAGGCCAACTTCACCGCCGCCCCCGTCGAGTACCCGCGCGTCCCCGCCGGCCGCCTGCTCCTGCAGACCCTGCGCAGCCACGACCAGTACAACACCACCATCTACGGCCTCGACGACCGCTACCGCGGCATCACCGGCGGCCGCCGCGTCGTCATGGTCCACCCCGACGACGCAGCCGAGCTGAACCTGCCCGACGGCTCCTACACCGACCTCGTCAGCGAATGGAACGACGGCGTCGAACGCCGCGCCCCCGGCTTCCGCGTCGTGCACTACCCCACCGCCCGGGGCTGCGCCGCCGCCTACTACCCCGAGACCAACGTCCTGGTCCCCCTCGACTCCACCGCCGACACCAGCAACACACCCGCCAGCAAGTCCGTCGTCGTGCGCTTCGAACCGGCCTGA
- a CDS encoding response regulator, producing MTAEHESTPTPDADQSHVPPLTTRVVIAEDEALIRLDLKEMLEEEGYSVVGEAGDGQTAVELAREHRPDLVILDVKMPVLDGISAAEKIAEESIAPVLMLTAFSQRDLVERARDAGAMAYLVKPFSKSDVVPAIEMAVSRFAELKALEKEVADLSARLETRKLVDRAKSILQTQYGLTEPAAFRWIQKTSMDRRMSMQQVAEAVIEDAEEKKQNAAKE from the coding sequence GTGACCGCCGAGCACGAGTCGACGCCCACGCCCGACGCCGACCAGTCGCACGTTCCGCCGCTGACGACCCGCGTCGTCATCGCCGAGGACGAGGCGCTCATCCGCCTGGATCTGAAAGAGATGCTGGAGGAGGAGGGCTACTCCGTCGTCGGTGAGGCCGGGGACGGGCAGACGGCCGTCGAGCTGGCCCGTGAGCACCGCCCCGACCTGGTGATCCTCGATGTGAAGATGCCCGTCCTCGACGGGATCTCCGCGGCCGAGAAGATCGCGGAGGAGTCCATCGCCCCCGTCCTGATGCTGACCGCGTTCTCGCAGCGCGACCTCGTCGAGCGGGCCCGGGACGCCGGGGCCATGGCGTACCTGGTCAAGCCCTTCAGCAAGAGCGACGTGGTCCCGGCCATCGAGATGGCCGTGTCCCGCTTCGCCGAGCTGAAGGCGCTGGAGAAGGAGGTCGCGGACCTCTCCGCCCGCCTGGAGACCCGCAAGCTCGTCGACCGGGCGAAGAGCATCCTGCAGACCCAGTACGGGCTGACCGAGCCGGCCGCGTTCCGGTGGATCCAGAAGACCTCCATGGACCGCCGCATGTCCATGCAGCAGGTCGCCGAGGCGGTCATCGAGGACGCCGAGGAGAAGAAGCAGAACGCCGCCAAGGAGTAA
- a CDS encoding branched-chain amino acid ABC transporter substrate-binding protein gives MRHRQLIAVTAALAAGALTLTACGSRDSGSTAGDGGNTTVVIGVDAPLTGDLSALGLGIKNSADLAAKQANEKKYVKGVTFKIQALDDQAQASSGQQNATKLTADKDVLGVVGPLNSSVSESMQKVFDDAKLAQISPANTSPSLTQGPKWAEGQKVRTYKSYFRTATTDAIQGPFAAQYLFNKAGKKKVFIIDDKKTYGAGLAGTFKGEFTKLGGAVAGEGHIDPESKDFSAIVTQVKSSGADVVYYGGEYPAAGPLSKQIKASGANIPLVGGDGIYDKKFVELAGDAATGDFSTSVGAPVESLPSAKEFVANYTKAGYKDPFAAYGGYSYDSAWAVIEAVKKVVDANNGKLPSDARAKVLEAVQGVSFEGVTGKVSFDEFGDATNKQLTVYKVDGGEWKSVESGTYGG, from the coding sequence GTGCGTCATCGTCAGCTCATCGCCGTAACCGCCGCTCTCGCCGCGGGCGCCCTCACCCTCACCGCCTGCGGCTCCCGCGACAGCGGCAGCACCGCCGGCGACGGTGGCAACACCACGGTCGTCATCGGCGTCGACGCCCCCCTGACGGGCGACCTCTCCGCACTCGGCCTCGGCATCAAGAACTCCGCCGACCTGGCCGCCAAGCAGGCCAACGAGAAGAAGTACGTCAAGGGCGTCACCTTCAAGATCCAGGCCCTCGACGACCAGGCGCAGGCCTCCTCCGGCCAGCAGAACGCCACCAAGCTCACCGCCGACAAGGACGTCCTCGGCGTCGTCGGCCCGCTGAACTCCTCGGTCTCCGAGTCCATGCAGAAGGTCTTCGACGACGCCAAGCTGGCCCAGATCTCCCCGGCCAACACCAGCCCGTCCCTGACCCAGGGCCCCAAGTGGGCCGAGGGCCAGAAGGTCCGCACCTACAAGAGCTACTTCCGCACCGCCACCACGGACGCCATCCAGGGCCCGTTCGCGGCGCAGTACCTCTTCAACAAGGCGGGCAAGAAGAAGGTCTTCATCATCGATGACAAGAAGACCTACGGCGCCGGCCTCGCCGGCACCTTCAAGGGTGAGTTCACCAAGCTCGGCGGCGCCGTCGCCGGCGAAGGCCACATCGACCCCGAGTCCAAGGACTTCTCGGCGATCGTGACCCAGGTCAAGAGCTCCGGCGCCGACGTCGTCTACTACGGCGGCGAGTACCCCGCGGCCGGCCCGCTCAGCAAGCAGATCAAGGCCTCCGGCGCCAACATCCCGCTCGTCGGCGGCGACGGCATCTACGACAAGAAGTTCGTCGAGCTCGCGGGCGACGCCGCCACCGGCGACTTCTCCACCTCCGTCGGCGCCCCCGTCGAGAGCCTGCCCTCCGCCAAGGAGTTCGTGGCCAACTACACCAAGGCCGGCTACAAGGACCCCTTCGCTGCCTACGGCGGCTACTCCTACGACTCCGCCTGGGCCGTCATCGAGGCCGTCAAGAAGGTCGTCGACGCCAACAACGGCAAGCTCCCCTCCGACGCCCGCGCCAAGGTCCTCGAAGCCGTCCAGGGCGTCTCCTTCGAGGGCGTGACCGGCAAGGTCTCCTTCGACGAGTTCGGCGACGCCACCAACAAGCAGCTCACCGTCTACAAGGTCGACGGCGGCGAGTGGAAGTCCGTCGAGTCCGGCACCTACGGCGGCTGA
- a CDS encoding helix-turn-helix domain-containing protein gives MAAKLSRGEHNPGIREHALVLLRRGESNRSVAERLDVPRGTVGRWRHEDRKHRGETYIHPTDCPMCTDHPLDRSAYAYLLGLYLGDGHIISKHKQHHLSVFCDAAWTGLIDAAEEAMHRVMPLSRISRRQRQGCVEVKSYTQHWKRLFPQHPWAFVRGLIHSDGCRTPNRTVRNGKRYEYPRCFFTNRSTDITSLLTRTLDLLGVEWRRANEANVSIARKESVALMDAHIGPKY, from the coding sequence ATAGCCGCGAAGCTCTCACGCGGGGAACACAACCCAGGAATACGTGAGCACGCACTCGTCCTCCTCCGTCGCGGTGAGAGCAATCGATCCGTGGCCGAGAGACTCGACGTTCCGCGAGGAACGGTCGGCCGGTGGCGCCACGAAGACCGAAAACACAGGGGTGAGACCTACATCCACCCCACCGACTGCCCCATGTGCACGGACCACCCGCTCGACCGTTCGGCATACGCCTATCTGCTTGGCCTCTACCTGGGCGACGGGCACATCATCTCGAAGCACAAGCAGCACCACCTGTCCGTCTTCTGTGACGCGGCATGGACCGGGCTGATCGACGCCGCCGAAGAAGCGATGCACCGGGTGATGCCGCTGTCCAGGATCAGCCGCAGACAGCGGCAGGGGTGCGTCGAGGTCAAGTCCTACACCCAGCACTGGAAGCGCCTCTTCCCCCAGCACCCCTGGGCGTTCGTCCGGGGGCTGATCCACTCCGACGGATGCCGGACTCCGAACCGGACCGTCCGCAACGGCAAGCGGTACGAGTATCCTCGCTGTTTCTTCACCAACAGGTCGACGGACATCACAAGCCTGCTGACCCGCACCCTCGACCTGCTCGGGGTCGAATGGAGACGGGCGAACGAGGCCAACGTCTCCATCGCCCGGAAGGAATCCGTAGCGCTCATGGACGCGCACATCGGCCCGAAGTATTGA
- a CDS encoding ABC transporter ATP-binding protein produces the protein MTALLEVEDLRVAYGKIEAVKGISFSVQEGEIVTLIGTNGAGKTTTLRTLSGLIKPRGGQIKFEGKSLKKVQAHDIVALGLAHSPEGRHIFPRMTIEDNLLLGAYLKNDKVGIQQDIDRAYELFPILGERRKQAAGTLSGGEQQMLAMGRALMCRPKLLMLDEPSMGLSPLMMQKIMATIAELKAAGTTILLVEQNAQAALSLADQGHVMEIGKIVLSGPGRELLVNEDVRKAYLGED, from the coding sequence GTGACCGCCCTCCTCGAGGTCGAAGACCTCCGCGTCGCCTACGGCAAGATCGAGGCCGTCAAGGGCATCTCCTTCAGCGTCCAGGAAGGCGAGATCGTCACCCTCATCGGGACGAACGGCGCCGGCAAGACGACCACCCTGCGCACCCTCTCCGGCCTGATCAAACCGCGTGGCGGCCAGATCAAGTTCGAGGGCAAGTCCCTCAAGAAGGTCCAGGCGCACGACATCGTCGCCCTCGGCCTCGCCCACTCCCCCGAGGGCCGGCACATCTTCCCGCGCATGACGATCGAGGACAACCTCCTCCTCGGCGCGTACCTGAAGAACGACAAGGTCGGCATCCAGCAGGACATCGACCGGGCCTACGAGCTCTTCCCGATCCTGGGCGAGCGCCGCAAGCAGGCCGCCGGCACCCTCTCGGGCGGCGAGCAGCAGATGCTCGCCATGGGCCGCGCGCTCATGTGCCGCCCGAAGCTGCTCATGCTCGACGAGCCCTCCATGGGCCTCTCGCCGCTCATGATGCAGAAGATCATGGCCACGATCGCCGAACTCAAGGCGGCCGGCACCACGATCCTGCTCGTCGAGCAGAACGCCCAGGCCGCGCTGTCCCTGGCCGACCAGGGCCACGTCATGGAGATCGGCAAGATCGTCCTGTCGGGCCCCGGCCGCGAGCTCCTCGTCAACGAGGACGTCCGCAAGGCCTACCTCGGCGAGGACTAG